A window of Juglans regia cultivar Chandler chromosome 7, Walnut 2.0, whole genome shotgun sequence contains these coding sequences:
- the LOC108995052 gene encoding probable protein phosphatase 2C 35 isoform X1, translating to MGCVNGKCCGRYPQSSDGDSRDYRESGPYNVQGIHVLTQRSLESIPVPSHNFHLEYSVHTQRGYYPDSPDKENQDNLCIRTQIQGNPNIHFFGVFDGHGQFGAQCSNFVKDRLVEILANDPSFSDDPVKAFNSAFLTTNYELHKSDIEDSMSGTTAITVLVVGDTLFVANVGDSRAVIAVQEGNRIRAEDLSNDQTPFRKDEYERVKQCGARVLSVDQVEGFKDPNIQSWGNEESQGGDPPRLWVQNGMYPGTAFTRSVGDSTAEKIGVVAVPEVLMVQLTANHLFFVVASDGVFEFLSSQAVVNMVASYTDPRDACAAIARESYKIWMEHENRTDDITIIIVHIKGFSNSGAGTTDGPSATNIRPMRFNRGTSEVSFTSGSELYHSVRSDFSDLHPCQHVVSTNRSPAIIVPSPKHEWPSEQ from the exons ATGGGCTGCGTCAACGGCAAATGCTGTGGCCGGTACCCACAGTCATCAGATGGCGATTCCCGAGACTACCGCGAATCGGGTCCGTACAATGTGCAAGGTATACACGTACTCACACAGAGATCCCTGGAGTCTATTCCTGTTCCTTCCCACAATTTTCATTTGGAGTACTCGGTTCACACGCAGCGTGGTTACTACCCGGACTCGCCGGATAAAGAAAACCAAGACAATTTATGCATTAGGACACAGATTCAAGGTAACCCAAATATCCATTTCTTTGGTGTATTTGATGGGCACGGTCAATTTGGCGCACAGTGTTCGAATTTTGTCAAGGATAGGTTGGTAGAAATACTGGCTAATGACCCTTCATTCTCGGATGACCCTGTTAAAGCTTTTAACTCTGCATTTCTGACCACTAATTATGAGTTACATAAGAGCGACATTGAGGATTCAATGAGTGGTACAACCGCGATTACGGTGCTTGTTGTTGGGGATACACTTTTCGTGGCGAATGTGGGCGATTCCAGGGCTGTGATTGCGGTGCAAGAGGGGAATCGAATCAGAGCCGAGGACCTATCCAATGATCAGACGCCATTTAGGAAAGATGAGTATGAGAGAGTGAAGCAATGCGGGGCCAGGGTTTTGAGTGTTGATCAAGTGGAGGGGTTTAAGGATCCAAATATTCAGTCGTGGGGCAATGAAGAGTCTCAAGGCGGCGATCCTCCAAGGTTGTGGGTTCAGAATGGGATGTATCCAGGAACTGCGTTTACTAGGAGCGTAGGAGATAGTACGGCTGAGAAGATTGGTGTGGTGGCTGTTCCTGAAGTGTTGATGGTTCAGCTTACAGCCAATcatcttttctttgttgttgcaAGCGATGGGGTTTTTGAGTTCCTCTCGAGCCAAGCAGTTGTTAATATG GTGGCAAGTTATACAGATCCCCGAGATGCATGTGCTGCCATTGCCAGAGAATCGTACAAAATATGGATGGAACACGAAAACCGGACAGATGATATTACAATCATCATTGTTCATATCAAAGGTTTTTCTAAT TCAGGTGCTGGTACTACAGATGGACCAAGTGCAACCAATATTAGGCCAATGAGGTTCAATAGAGGAACTTCTGAGGTATCCTTTACCAGTGGCTCAGAGCTTTACCATTCAGTAAGAAGTGACTTCTCAGACCTACACCCTTGCCAGCATGTGGTTTCAACTAATCGAAGCCCGGCTATCATTGTTCCATCTCCAAAACATGAGTGGCCATCAGAACAG TGA
- the LOC108995052 gene encoding probable protein phosphatase 2C 35 isoform X2, with translation MGCVNGKCCGRYPQSSDGDSRDYRESGPYNVQGIHVLTQRSLESIPVPSHNFHLEYSVHTQRGYYPDSPDKENQDNLCIRTQIQGNPNIHFFGVFDGHGQFGAQCSNFVKDRLVEILANDPSFSDDPVKAFNSAFLTTNYELHKSDIEDSMSGTTAITVLVVGDTLFVANVGDSRAVIAVQEGNRIRAEDLSNDQTPFRKDEYERVKQCGARVLSVDQVEGFKDPNIQSWGNEESQGGDPPRLWVQNGMYPGTAFTRSVGDSTAEKIGVVAVPEVLMVQLTANHLFFVVASDGVFEFLSSQAVVNMVASYTDPRDACAAIARESYKIWMEHENRTDDITIIIVHIKDGPSATNIRPMRFNRGTSEVSFTSGSELYHSVRSDFSDLHPCQHVVSTNRSPAIIVPSPKHEWPSEQ, from the exons ATGGGCTGCGTCAACGGCAAATGCTGTGGCCGGTACCCACAGTCATCAGATGGCGATTCCCGAGACTACCGCGAATCGGGTCCGTACAATGTGCAAGGTATACACGTACTCACACAGAGATCCCTGGAGTCTATTCCTGTTCCTTCCCACAATTTTCATTTGGAGTACTCGGTTCACACGCAGCGTGGTTACTACCCGGACTCGCCGGATAAAGAAAACCAAGACAATTTATGCATTAGGACACAGATTCAAGGTAACCCAAATATCCATTTCTTTGGTGTATTTGATGGGCACGGTCAATTTGGCGCACAGTGTTCGAATTTTGTCAAGGATAGGTTGGTAGAAATACTGGCTAATGACCCTTCATTCTCGGATGACCCTGTTAAAGCTTTTAACTCTGCATTTCTGACCACTAATTATGAGTTACATAAGAGCGACATTGAGGATTCAATGAGTGGTACAACCGCGATTACGGTGCTTGTTGTTGGGGATACACTTTTCGTGGCGAATGTGGGCGATTCCAGGGCTGTGATTGCGGTGCAAGAGGGGAATCGAATCAGAGCCGAGGACCTATCCAATGATCAGACGCCATTTAGGAAAGATGAGTATGAGAGAGTGAAGCAATGCGGGGCCAGGGTTTTGAGTGTTGATCAAGTGGAGGGGTTTAAGGATCCAAATATTCAGTCGTGGGGCAATGAAGAGTCTCAAGGCGGCGATCCTCCAAGGTTGTGGGTTCAGAATGGGATGTATCCAGGAACTGCGTTTACTAGGAGCGTAGGAGATAGTACGGCTGAGAAGATTGGTGTGGTGGCTGTTCCTGAAGTGTTGATGGTTCAGCTTACAGCCAATcatcttttctttgttgttgcaAGCGATGGGGTTTTTGAGTTCCTCTCGAGCCAAGCAGTTGTTAATATG GTGGCAAGTTATACAGATCCCCGAGATGCATGTGCTGCCATTGCCAGAGAATCGTACAAAATATGGATGGAACACGAAAACCGGACAGATGATATTACAATCATCATTGTTCATATCAAAG ATGGACCAAGTGCAACCAATATTAGGCCAATGAGGTTCAATAGAGGAACTTCTGAGGTATCCTTTACCAGTGGCTCAGAGCTTTACCATTCAGTAAGAAGTGACTTCTCAGACCTACACCCTTGCCAGCATGTGGTTTCAACTAATCGAAGCCCGGCTATCATTGTTCCATCTCCAAAACATGAGTGGCCATCAGAACAG TGA
- the LOC108995052 gene encoding probable protein phosphatase 2C 35 isoform X3, translating into MGCVNGKCCGRYPQSSDGDSRDYRESGPYNVQGIHVLTQRSLESIPVPSHNFHLEYSVHTQRGYYPDSPDKENQDNLCIRTQIQGNPNIHFFGVFDGHGQFGAQCSNFVKDRLVEILANDPSFSDDPVKAFNSAFLTTNYELHKSDIEDSMSGTTAITVLVVGDTLFVANVGDSRAVIAVQEGNRIRAEDLSNDQTPFRKDEYERVKQCGARVLSVDQVEGFKDPNIQSWGNEESQGGDPPRLWVQNGMYPGTAFTRSVGDSTAEKIGVVAVPEVLMVQLTANHLFFVVASDGVFEFLSSQAVVNMVASYTDPRDACAAIARESYKIWMEHENRTDDITIIIVHIKGFSNMDQVQPILGQ; encoded by the exons ATGGGCTGCGTCAACGGCAAATGCTGTGGCCGGTACCCACAGTCATCAGATGGCGATTCCCGAGACTACCGCGAATCGGGTCCGTACAATGTGCAAGGTATACACGTACTCACACAGAGATCCCTGGAGTCTATTCCTGTTCCTTCCCACAATTTTCATTTGGAGTACTCGGTTCACACGCAGCGTGGTTACTACCCGGACTCGCCGGATAAAGAAAACCAAGACAATTTATGCATTAGGACACAGATTCAAGGTAACCCAAATATCCATTTCTTTGGTGTATTTGATGGGCACGGTCAATTTGGCGCACAGTGTTCGAATTTTGTCAAGGATAGGTTGGTAGAAATACTGGCTAATGACCCTTCATTCTCGGATGACCCTGTTAAAGCTTTTAACTCTGCATTTCTGACCACTAATTATGAGTTACATAAGAGCGACATTGAGGATTCAATGAGTGGTACAACCGCGATTACGGTGCTTGTTGTTGGGGATACACTTTTCGTGGCGAATGTGGGCGATTCCAGGGCTGTGATTGCGGTGCAAGAGGGGAATCGAATCAGAGCCGAGGACCTATCCAATGATCAGACGCCATTTAGGAAAGATGAGTATGAGAGAGTGAAGCAATGCGGGGCCAGGGTTTTGAGTGTTGATCAAGTGGAGGGGTTTAAGGATCCAAATATTCAGTCGTGGGGCAATGAAGAGTCTCAAGGCGGCGATCCTCCAAGGTTGTGGGTTCAGAATGGGATGTATCCAGGAACTGCGTTTACTAGGAGCGTAGGAGATAGTACGGCTGAGAAGATTGGTGTGGTGGCTGTTCCTGAAGTGTTGATGGTTCAGCTTACAGCCAATcatcttttctttgttgttgcaAGCGATGGGGTTTTTGAGTTCCTCTCGAGCCAAGCAGTTGTTAATATG GTGGCAAGTTATACAGATCCCCGAGATGCATGTGCTGCCATTGCCAGAGAATCGTACAAAATATGGATGGAACACGAAAACCGGACAGATGATATTACAATCATCATTGTTCATATCAAAGGTTTTTCTAAT ATGGACCAAGTGCAACCAATATTAGGCCAATGA